The following coding sequences are from one Paenibacillus sp. FSL R5-0912 window:
- a CDS encoding MFS transporter encodes MNTITKSKQKAALLVVGIAIFLDMLIYGLVVPILPKYASSLGASQTEIGLLFGSYAIALFIATPIFGALSDRIGRRAPMLWGLLGLAAATLLFAFAEEYWMLIVARTLQGLAAAVTWTSGLAILADLYPSKERGKAMGLALSGQAAGILLGPTIGGWMYQLGGYKLPFLFAAALAIADGMLRIFLLRDLPEKKSGAFLSSFGLLRNRSLLLISGVVIIGAAIPSVLEPTLPLHLQEKFNAEPGFIGMLFAIPTLSYGLATPWIGKLSSKIGYKKAVLIGLVVVAISLPLSALPNSMWMQAASLVLLGLSMGMVLAPCLPALADISEKSGLPSYGITFAIYNTAYSFGMILGPVSSSILTDAIGLKLSYLSIGCVALLYMFIMLPSVRRTEATRLTSNVQHDQSGCYNARARTKGRRSL; translated from the coding sequence ATGAACACGATTACCAAGTCAAAACAAAAAGCAGCTCTGTTAGTTGTCGGGATAGCCATTTTTTTGGATATGTTGATTTATGGACTTGTGGTACCTATTCTCCCTAAATATGCCAGCTCTCTGGGGGCATCCCAAACTGAGATCGGATTGCTTTTTGGTAGCTACGCAATCGCATTGTTTATAGCAACACCTATATTTGGCGCTTTATCGGACCGAATTGGCCGACGTGCCCCTATGCTTTGGGGATTACTTGGATTGGCTGCAGCTACACTATTGTTTGCATTTGCAGAAGAATATTGGATGCTGATAGTAGCAAGAACCTTGCAAGGGCTTGCCGCAGCCGTGACCTGGACATCGGGATTAGCCATACTTGCTGATCTTTACCCTTCCAAAGAACGCGGCAAAGCCATGGGACTTGCATTGTCAGGACAGGCCGCTGGAATCCTTCTTGGGCCAACTATAGGCGGTTGGATGTACCAGTTAGGCGGTTACAAACTTCCTTTCCTGTTTGCAGCAGCTCTGGCTATAGCCGACGGAATGCTTAGGATCTTTCTGTTACGTGATCTACCGGAGAAAAAGTCCGGTGCGTTTCTCTCATCTTTCGGCTTACTTCGAAATCGAAGTCTTTTGCTAATTAGTGGTGTTGTTATTATTGGTGCGGCTATTCCTAGTGTATTGGAACCAACCCTCCCACTGCATTTGCAAGAGAAATTCAACGCCGAGCCTGGTTTTATCGGAATGTTATTCGCTATTCCTACATTATCTTACGGGCTCGCCACCCCTTGGATCGGTAAGTTATCCAGCAAAATAGGATATAAGAAAGCAGTACTAATTGGACTTGTAGTGGTTGCGATAAGTTTGCCGCTCTCAGCTCTGCCCAACTCCATGTGGATGCAGGCAGCTTCTTTAGTCCTACTAGGCCTCAGTATGGGCATGGTCCTTGCACCTTGTCTTCCCGCACTTGCGGACATTTCGGAGAAAAGTGGTCTTCCTTCTTACGGGATCACCTTTGCCATCTATAACACAGCTTATTCGTTCGGAATGATTTTAGGGCCCGTGAGCAGCAGCATTCTGACCGATGCCATAGGGCTCAAACTTTCATATCTCTCTATTGGTTGTGTTGCACTTCTTTATATGTTTATCATGCTTCCAAGTGTCCGAAGAACTGAAGCTACTCGGTTAACCAGCAATGTTCAACATGACCAATCAGGTTGTTACAACGCCAGAGCTAGAACGAAGGGTCGAAGATCACTTTAG
- a CDS encoding ROK family protein: protein MRIGAIEAGGTKFVCGVGNELGEIEDRIHFPTRRPEETMENVIAYFRDKRVDSIGIGSFGPVDLEPSSPTYGYVTTTPKSGWSGYNFVGTLKSVFDVPVGWDTDVNAAALGEATWGAAQGLNSCVYYTIGTGVGVGVYTEGNLVHGLVHPEGGHILTRRHPNDDFGGNCPYHGDCLEGMAAGPALEARWKAKGDTLPEDHPAWEMEAFYIAQAISNVILTLSPKKVILGGGVMKQVQLFPIIREQVGSILNGYVSAKPIVSEIEHYIVAPMLGDNAGLCGALALGIRALGSHTTVQKLSGV from the coding sequence ATGCGTATCGGGGCAATTGAAGCAGGCGGAACAAAGTTTGTCTGTGGTGTCGGGAATGAATTAGGGGAGATTGAGGATCGGATTCACTTTCCAACGCGTCGACCTGAAGAGACGATGGAGAATGTCATCGCCTACTTCCGGGATAAGAGAGTCGATAGTATAGGGATCGGATCGTTTGGTCCGGTCGACCTCGAACCCTCCAGTCCGACTTACGGTTATGTGACGACAACGCCAAAATCTGGCTGGTCCGGATATAATTTCGTGGGTACGCTGAAATCGGTCTTCGATGTTCCAGTCGGTTGGGATACGGACGTTAATGCTGCCGCGCTGGGCGAAGCCACATGGGGTGCAGCACAAGGATTGAATAGCTGTGTCTACTATACGATCGGGACTGGCGTAGGAGTCGGCGTATATACCGAAGGTAACCTGGTACATGGACTTGTTCATCCAGAGGGTGGACATATCCTCACAAGGCGGCATCCGAACGATGATTTTGGCGGCAATTGTCCCTATCATGGTGATTGTCTGGAAGGAATGGCCGCCGGCCCGGCGCTGGAAGCAAGGTGGAAGGCTAAGGGCGATACACTGCCGGAAGACCACCCGGCATGGGAGATGGAGGCGTTCTACATCGCGCAGGCCATATCGAATGTCATCCTGACGTTATCCCCTAAGAAAGTCATTCTAGGCGGGGGCGTGATGAAGCAAGTCCAGTTATTCCCGATAATCCGAGAGCAGGTAGGCAGCATTCTCAATGGATACGTGAGTGCCAAGCCTATTGTATCGGAGATCGAACATTACATTGTCGCACCTATGCTCGGCGATAATGCCGGCTTGTGTGGGGCCTTAGCACTTGGGATAAGAGCGTTAGGATCACACACAACGGTACAAAAATTATCGGGAGTTTAG
- a CDS encoding LacI family DNA-binding transcriptional regulator, whose product MNKEKVTIQDIADSLGLSRNTVSKALNNNPSIPDETRSKVVRKAIDMNYKQFALFEQEGTPAKKTGNIALLTANMPNNSHFGTSLLSGLEQKISSEGFNLSIHIVRENELDSSALPVNFDKSKVDGIVCIELFDKSYSEFITSFGIPTLFIDASAELTFSEMKADLLLMENIHSTFSLTKKLIDEGITEIGFIGDSRHCMSFNERWDGFTKAMYAARIDLDESFCILEDDRHIADYKWLKQRLASMTNLPPAFVCANDYIAINVIRILKDLNIQIPGEVRVCGFDNSPESRIVEPHLTTVHIHRSEMGFLAAEMLLSKIENPGRPPLVTHVKTMPVFRQSTGHEE is encoded by the coding sequence TTGAACAAAGAAAAAGTAACCATTCAAGATATAGCCGATTCGCTTGGACTTTCTAGGAATACTGTATCCAAAGCATTAAATAATAATCCCTCTATACCGGATGAGACACGCAGCAAAGTGGTTAGGAAAGCTATCGATATGAATTACAAGCAGTTCGCCTTGTTCGAACAAGAAGGCACTCCTGCCAAAAAAACCGGTAATATCGCCCTGCTTACTGCAAATATGCCGAACAATTCACATTTTGGCACATCACTGCTAAGCGGCCTCGAACAAAAAATCAGCTCCGAAGGCTTCAATTTGTCAATACATATCGTTCGAGAGAATGAACTCGATTCGTCGGCTCTTCCTGTGAATTTCGACAAAAGTAAAGTAGATGGCATTGTCTGTATCGAATTGTTCGACAAGAGCTACTCGGAGTTTATTACGTCATTCGGGATCCCGACATTATTCATTGACGCTTCAGCAGAACTGACATTTTCTGAGATGAAGGCAGATCTACTGCTGATGGAGAACATTCACAGTACTTTCAGTCTAACGAAGAAGCTCATTGATGAAGGAATTACGGAGATCGGGTTTATCGGCGATTCCCGCCATTGCATGAGCTTCAACGAGCGTTGGGACGGGTTCACCAAAGCCATGTATGCCGCCCGGATTGATCTTGATGAATCCTTCTGCATTCTCGAAGACGACCGGCATATCGCTGACTATAAGTGGCTTAAGCAGCGACTAGCAAGCATGACTAACCTTCCACCCGCGTTCGTATGCGCCAATGACTACATCGCTATTAATGTCATTCGTATCTTAAAGGACCTAAATATTCAAATTCCTGGTGAGGTTAGGGTCTGCGGATTCGATAATTCCCCCGAGTCGCGAATCGTGGAACCCCACTTGACCACCGTTCATATCCACCGATCCGAAATGGGCTTTCTTGCGGCCGAGATGCTTCTTTCCAAAATCGAAAATCCCGGTAGACCTCCACTGGTTACGCATGTTAAGACGATGCCGGTTTTCCGTCAATCGACGGGTCATGAGGAGTAG
- a CDS encoding reverse transcriptase domain-containing protein, whose amino-acid sequence MSEILFSPNEIPLHYYYFGWKKAKSFVKQQGFYDPIEIKEFELELEMNLLSIKDELSSFSYSMTPPIIYGFPKGAKGDDLKLRPMSKISFRDQVAWATVVLTLGEWFDTNEYSLNSDENNSNINNLQWMVNWSCNNRLRRKYYPLVDNGSNTFQRLMINYTHNDLYESFQRSLRLQRKKQEDYFKHVLDVFPIAYYGQADITKFYPSLKMRVVEKVLKVRLTELCKYGVITLDTKKNWFKVLKRICHIQSDLTYLEDDEIKGIGLDMSNKDSICDTLPTGLVAAGFLANCVLTEILDHPMEEFMNEQTEKGHVTYLTRYTDDIMIISSDETVIREVIDKIQELIQPIDLKISEDKTKPRLKGDLIKRIKESVEGISNKQANELINSIFQDEIYCPRVGRFDTLPSSTALIDKLSQLGDQQVRAMRGEELEGYLSELMDLVNTEFADAEIRGDTKSSFAAWKIRKVAKDTQYRELDANENVTQTLRRSFMKFPYKISLLNCYVLHLMEIPFVKTTEALIIEMFKSAKKTNDITQPGFYGAYIRTRILFAIAENWNNVSEENRNRMRDIIFEQVSGWYQTNIPTWHEQYAVYWLFANTKIVTDLKLVTKSSMKSVRRAHSLFRIMNKKAGHGKDAVLIATMSEIWRRNRPRGIRVGEYLDEESWIGWVWERLDSTNTQAWDWKQKRHGRVWIEIAGGREGKITTYGYHKLIEMAEQYLYTFYQDNHLLKESSIDVIPIYNGVMEILNQAITLLASQSDVLTANRLSSALGKVSTEHRVRKYLNSRIENINKIKKAFSLDRETHDDIPSSAVDLDVEDIPLQDWLEIINILPQWLEVKDIPPVLLPLTEGEITSLLISIGGVLSIELEERNSEQNELLVSIFNIQNPLISKVSLNRIAFNINDWKNWRADKNLCKFKFSEDFVIFSEYYLSAWAYTEVSFAKNDEYLLCYSFSMLLLRLISNRHFKSWSAGISQLKGWKRISDIIAQAEFPSTELAEIIAGSLNYQKSFYKNTFLELGEELPLLPLEKEPIEKFSDYLTRLKIHLSILENRFFIGDTGLREIRFIDIDKLTRE is encoded by the coding sequence TTGAGCGAAATATTATTTTCTCCTAATGAAATACCACTGCACTATTATTATTTTGGTTGGAAAAAGGCTAAGAGTTTTGTTAAGCAGCAAGGTTTTTACGATCCAATCGAAATTAAAGAGTTTGAGCTTGAGTTGGAGATGAATCTTCTAAGTATTAAGGATGAACTTAGTTCTTTTTCCTACAGCATGACACCTCCGATTATTTATGGTTTTCCTAAGGGAGCTAAGGGTGACGATCTTAAGTTGCGCCCTATGTCAAAAATTTCTTTTCGTGACCAAGTGGCGTGGGCCACGGTTGTTTTAACGTTAGGTGAATGGTTTGATACTAACGAATATTCATTAAATTCAGATGAGAATAATTCAAATATTAATAATTTGCAATGGATGGTTAATTGGAGTTGTAATAATCGGTTGCGACGGAAATATTATCCTCTTGTTGACAATGGTTCCAACACCTTTCAAAGACTTATGATTAATTACACGCATAATGATTTATATGAGAGTTTCCAAAGAAGTCTTCGTTTACAACGGAAAAAGCAAGAAGACTATTTTAAACATGTGCTTGATGTCTTTCCGATTGCATATTATGGACAAGCTGATATTACAAAGTTTTATCCTAGTTTAAAAATGAGGGTAGTTGAGAAAGTTCTAAAAGTTCGATTAACTGAATTATGTAAGTATGGCGTGATAACACTCGATACAAAGAAAAATTGGTTTAAAGTTCTGAAGCGAATCTGTCATATTCAATCTGATCTTACTTATCTAGAAGATGATGAGATTAAGGGTATAGGGTTAGATATGAGTAATAAAGATTCTATATGTGATACATTACCAACAGGGCTGGTCGCCGCTGGATTCCTCGCAAACTGTGTATTAACTGAGATTTTAGATCATCCAATGGAAGAGTTTATGAATGAACAGACTGAAAAAGGTCATGTTACTTATTTAACTCGTTATACTGACGATATCATGATTATATCTTCTGATGAAACAGTTATTCGTGAAGTTATAGACAAAATTCAAGAGCTAATTCAACCTATCGACTTAAAAATTTCTGAAGACAAAACAAAACCAAGGTTGAAGGGCGATCTAATAAAAAGAATAAAAGAAAGTGTAGAAGGTATATCCAATAAGCAAGCCAATGAACTGATAAATAGCATTTTTCAGGATGAGATTTATTGTCCTAGAGTGGGCCGTTTTGATACCTTGCCGAGTTCTACAGCATTGATTGACAAGCTATCGCAATTAGGTGACCAACAAGTTAGAGCTATGAGAGGAGAAGAACTTGAAGGATATTTGTCTGAGCTAATGGACTTAGTTAACACTGAGTTTGCTGATGCGGAAATTAGGGGTGATACAAAGTCATCGTTTGCAGCTTGGAAAATTCGAAAAGTGGCAAAAGATACACAATACCGAGAGTTGGACGCTAATGAAAATGTAACGCAAACCTTAAGAAGATCTTTCATGAAGTTTCCGTACAAAATATCATTACTCAATTGTTATGTACTTCATTTGATGGAGATACCCTTTGTCAAAACTACTGAGGCGCTAATTATTGAAATGTTCAAATCAGCAAAAAAAACTAATGATATAACTCAGCCAGGTTTTTATGGTGCATACATCCGCACACGAATTTTATTTGCTATTGCTGAAAATTGGAATAATGTTTCAGAAGAGAACCGTAACCGGATGAGAGATATTATATTTGAACAAGTATCAGGATGGTATCAAACAAATATTCCAACATGGCACGAACAATATGCTGTCTATTGGCTATTTGCAAACACTAAAATAGTTACTGATTTAAAATTGGTTACAAAAAGCTCAATGAAAAGTGTTAGACGTGCCCATAGTCTGTTTAGAATTATGAATAAAAAAGCCGGACATGGTAAGGATGCTGTGTTAATTGCCACTATGAGTGAGATATGGAGACGTAATCGTCCAAGAGGAATAAGAGTGGGAGAGTATCTAGACGAAGAAAGCTGGATCGGATGGGTCTGGGAGAGGCTGGACTCGACTAATACTCAGGCTTGGGATTGGAAACAAAAAAGGCATGGACGTGTCTGGATTGAAATTGCTGGTGGACGTGAAGGGAAAATTACAACTTACGGTTATCACAAATTAATTGAAATGGCTGAACAATACTTATACACTTTCTATCAGGATAATCATCTACTAAAAGAGAGTTCAATTGACGTTATACCTATTTATAACGGAGTTATGGAAATACTTAATCAAGCAATCACTTTATTAGCCAGTCAATCGGATGTCTTAACAGCCAATCGTTTATCAAGTGCCTTGGGAAAAGTATCAACAGAACATCGTGTTAGAAAATACTTAAATTCACGTATTGAAAATATTAACAAAATAAAAAAGGCTTTTTCATTAGATAGAGAAACTCATGATGATATTCCTTCATCTGCAGTGGACCTAGATGTGGAGGATATCCCGCTTCAGGATTGGTTGGAAATCATTAATATTCTCCCGCAATGGTTAGAAGTAAAAGATATACCTCCAGTGTTGTTACCACTAACCGAAGGAGAAATCACCTCTTTGTTAATCTCTATTGGTGGAGTGTTATCTATTGAATTAGAAGAACGTAACAGTGAACAGAATGAGTTGCTGGTGTCTATCTTTAATATTCAGAATCCTCTGATTTCTAAAGTGAGTTTAAACCGTATTGCATTTAATATAAATGACTGGAAAAATTGGAGAGCAGATAAAAATTTATGTAAATTTAAATTTTCTGAAGATTTCGTGATTTTTTCAGAGTATTACTTAAGTGCATGGGCATACACAGAAGTATCTTTTGCAAAGAATGACGAGTATTTACTTTGCTATTCTTTTTCTATGTTATTACTGAGACTTATATCAAACAGACACTTCAAGTCCTGGTCTGCTGGTATAAGCCAACTGAAGGGGTGGAAAAGAATTTCAGATATTATTGCTCAAGCGGAATTCCCTTCTACCGAACTGGCTGAAATAATCGCAGGGTCTTTGAACTATCAGAAGTCATTTTATAAAAACACTTTTTTGGAACTCGGAGAAGAACTCCCTTTACTCCCCCTTGAAAAAGAGCCAATAGAAAAATTTTCAGACTATCTTACGCGTTTAAAAATACATCTTTCTATTTTAGAAAATAGATTTTTTATTGGTGATACAGGATTACGTGAAATTCGCTTCATTGATATTGATAAGTTGACAAGGGAGTAA
- a CDS encoding AraC family transcriptional regulator: MNIQNIGYNHSHDADFIINRPQGSGDYMLLLLKTPAIFTFAGVNQVTEPGSFILYSDYTPQFYRAYGPQFTNDWFHFRLDKPGDAALLDRLAIPKNEVIPVGDLNELSIIINNLCYEAYSLSPHKEETMELYLQLFFIKLSNRIHSAQKEVGNTHYNKMSLIRTKIYNQPFLNWTIEGLSHELTMSRSCFQHLYKDFFGVSPMADVIASRIEHAKYLLTATDISIKKIAEMSGYASEIHFMRQFKQQLGLTPTQYRAHQK, from the coding sequence ATGAATATACAGAATATCGGCTACAACCATAGCCATGACGCGGATTTCATCATCAACCGGCCCCAAGGGTCCGGAGACTACATGCTGCTGCTGCTGAAGACCCCGGCAATCTTCACCTTCGCAGGGGTGAACCAGGTAACAGAACCGGGTTCTTTCATTCTGTACAGTGACTACACCCCTCAGTTCTACCGGGCTTACGGGCCGCAGTTCACCAATGACTGGTTCCATTTCCGGCTGGACAAGCCGGGCGACGCTGCACTGCTGGACAGGCTGGCTATTCCCAAGAATGAGGTGATCCCGGTTGGCGATTTGAATGAGCTGTCGATCATCATTAACAATTTGTGCTATGAGGCTTATTCCTTGAGCCCGCATAAGGAGGAGACGATGGAATTATATCTGCAATTATTCTTCATCAAGCTCAGCAACCGAATTCACTCCGCCCAGAAGGAAGTCGGCAATACACATTACAACAAGATGTCCCTAATCCGCACCAAAATCTATAATCAGCCGTTCCTGAACTGGACGATTGAAGGACTATCCCATGAGCTGACCATGAGCCGATCGTGTTTTCAGCATTTGTATAAGGACTTCTTCGGGGTGAGCCCGATGGCGGACGTCATTGCCAGCCGGATAGAACATGCGAAATACCTGCTTACCGCTACCGATATCTCTATCAAAAAAATTGCAGAAATGAGCGGCTACGCAAGCGAGATCCACTTCATGCGGCAGTTCAAGCAACAGCTGGGGTTGACTCCGACCCAGTACAGGGCGCACCAAAAATAA
- a CDS encoding glycoside hydrolase family 32 protein, protein MNYTEKFRPQYHYSPQKNWMNDPNGMVYYENEYHLFYQHTPFASQPDFGRMHWGHAVSSDLVHWEELEPSLPPGEDGAIFSGSAVVDTHNTSGFFDEDGSGLVAIYTNNDNKVQPGKPQVQSIAYSRDKGRTWTKYEGNPVLFPETTLDFRDPKVFWHEDTSSWIMTLAVQDRVEFYTSPNLKEWAFASAFGADVIGTHRGVYECPDLFSMNVDGDPNQKKWVLILSVGDCNGVNPSEPEPPAGGSGMMYFVGSFNGKTFTLDEPILSIHDVKWIDFGSDFYAAVTWSDIPEGDGRKLWIGWMNNWRYAGTLPTDKWRGNASIPRELKLRTYREGLRLVQEPVEELRRIGSPLMALEDVTLVPDTNPLADITINKAELIAEFEIGTATEFGMKVRKSADEETVVGYDTLKMELFVDRTKSGTTNFHPDFAAKHQAPLPPVNNRIRMSIFMDWSSIEVFGGEGTAVISDMIFPASESNGLELYAVGGNVKLVSLQINELGSIWRDEVKEVAHAYRGN, encoded by the coding sequence ATGAATTATACAGAGAAGTTCCGTCCGCAGTATCATTATTCGCCACAAAAAAACTGGATGAACGATCCGAACGGAATGGTTTATTACGAGAATGAGTACCACCTCTTTTATCAGCACACTCCGTTCGCAAGCCAACCCGATTTCGGGAGAATGCATTGGGGGCATGCGGTAAGCTCCGATCTGGTCCATTGGGAGGAGCTTGAACCTTCCTTGCCGCCAGGTGAGGACGGTGCGATTTTCTCTGGAAGCGCGGTCGTCGATACACATAACACAAGTGGTTTTTTTGATGAGGATGGGTCAGGGCTTGTGGCAATCTATACGAATAACGACAACAAGGTGCAACCAGGTAAGCCGCAGGTTCAAAGCATCGCCTACAGCAGAGACAAGGGACGGACTTGGACGAAATATGAAGGGAACCCGGTCTTGTTTCCGGAGACGACGCTTGATTTCCGCGATCCGAAGGTATTCTGGCATGAGGATACATCTAGTTGGATTATGACTCTGGCAGTTCAAGACCGTGTGGAATTCTACACCTCTCCAAATTTGAAGGAATGGGCATTTGCTAGTGCATTTGGCGCCGATGTCATCGGAACGCATCGTGGCGTTTATGAATGTCCGGATCTATTCTCGATGAATGTCGATGGTGATCCAAATCAGAAGAAGTGGGTGCTCATTCTAAGTGTGGGCGATTGTAATGGAGTGAACCCGAGTGAGCCTGAACCACCGGCAGGAGGCTCCGGTATGATGTACTTCGTCGGCAGCTTCAATGGTAAGACATTTACACTGGATGAGCCTATTCTTTCGATTCATGATGTGAAATGGATTGATTTCGGGTCCGATTTCTATGCAGCCGTCACCTGGAGCGATATACCGGAAGGAGACGGACGTAAGCTCTGGATCGGCTGGATGAACAACTGGCGGTATGCCGGGACGCTTCCGACTGACAAGTGGCGGGGAAATGCATCCATTCCACGAGAGTTGAAGTTGAGAACCTATCGGGAAGGCCTTCGTCTGGTGCAAGAACCGGTTGAAGAATTGAGAAGGATAGGTTCACCGCTTATGGCTCTGGAGGATGTGACCTTGGTTCCGGATACGAATCCGCTGGCCGACATCACCATTAATAAAGCGGAATTGATCGCGGAATTCGAAATTGGAACCGCAACGGAGTTCGGAATGAAGGTTAGAAAGTCTGCAGATGAAGAAACGGTGGTCGGGTACGATACCCTAAAGATGGAGTTGTTTGTCGATCGCACGAAATCAGGCACTACGAATTTCCATCCGGACTTCGCAGCTAAGCACCAGGCACCGCTGCCGCCTGTGAATAACCGTATACGCATGTCCATCTTCATGGATTGGTCTTCAATAGAAGTGTTCGGTGGTGAGGGTACAGCGGTCATCTCGGACATGATTTTCCCCGCTTCCGAAAGCAACGGACTTGAGCTCTACGCGGTAGGCGGAAACGTAAAGCTGGTATCGCTCCAGATCAATGAGCTGGGAAGCATATGGAGAGATGAGGTCAAGGAGGTAGCTCATGCGTATCGGGGCAATTGA
- a CDS encoding glycosidase — MGRLPWIFNPVLDAARVPYSAALVFNAGVAKLGGRYVMVFRNDYGSLEKQTLEPSHTTDLSIAFSDDGIHWTAGPKPVFKLRDESFEILSLSTPDLRNMVLFPERIHGNYVRLERPFTVYSRGGRDPFDAWISESPDLIYWGRSELLLAVEQVPFANDKIGPAAPPVKTDMGWLTTFHAVDIDPARGKNSWEPSWKKRYTAGIMLLDLDNPKKILGMSASPLLAPEAPYEMEGGFRNDVIFPGGMVLEKDGEVEIYYGAADTVVCLATAHVDDLIKLCLGE, encoded by the coding sequence TTGGGACGACTACCTTGGATATTCAATCCTGTGCTGGATGCGGCCCGCGTGCCGTATTCCGCCGCGCTTGTCTTCAACGCGGGCGTCGCCAAGTTGGGCGGCCGCTACGTCATGGTATTCCGCAACGACTACGGCTCGCTGGAAAAGCAGACCCTCGAGCCGTCTCATACAACGGATCTCAGCATCGCCTTCAGTGATGACGGCATTCACTGGACGGCGGGGCCGAAGCCGGTCTTCAAGCTGCGCGACGAATCCTTTGAAATCTTGAGCTTGTCGACGCCGGACTTGCGCAATATGGTGCTGTTCCCGGAGCGGATTCACGGCAACTATGTCCGGCTGGAACGGCCGTTCACCGTCTACAGCCGAGGAGGAAGGGACCCGTTCGACGCCTGGATCTCGGAGTCGCCGGATCTGATCTATTGGGGCCGTTCCGAGCTGCTGCTGGCGGTGGAGCAGGTGCCGTTTGCCAATGACAAGATCGGCCCTGCCGCACCGCCCGTGAAGACGGACATGGGGTGGCTCACTACGTTCCATGCGGTGGATATCGATCCTGCAAGAGGGAAAAACAGCTGGGAGCCATCTTGGAAGAAGCGTTATACTGCCGGCATTATGCTGCTTGATCTTGACAATCCGAAGAAAATCCTTGGCATGAGCGCATCGCCGCTGCTTGCGCCTGAAGCGCCCTACGAGATGGAAGGGGGCTTCCGCAATGACGTCATTTTCCCCGGCGGTATGGTGCTGGAGAAGGACGGTGAAGTGGAAATCTATTACGGAGCCGCCGACACGGTGGTATGCCTGGCTACCGCCCATGTGGACGATCTAATCAAGCTTTGTTTGGGGGAGTGA
- a CDS encoding PadR family transcriptional regulator — MTNEMVLGLLLKFGPMSGYEIQQKMISAKTDKWAYVQPASIYHALRKLDKDGLVCLERLEQTGNRSKAIYSITSKGKFEFDRMLISSFKKASVVFPTALYTVLTFMDEAPKEDIIGAVEVQQQAIQNIYDEMKAGQKEKEKYSEISNNVLLIFENMYKQCEVQLQFLEKIKQDLLSDLF, encoded by the coding sequence ATGACAAATGAAATGGTTCTTGGACTATTATTAAAATTTGGTCCGATGTCTGGCTATGAAATTCAACAAAAGATGATATCTGCGAAAACAGATAAATGGGCATACGTGCAACCTGCATCTATTTACCATGCTCTGAGGAAGCTTGACAAAGATGGATTAGTTTGTTTGGAAAGGCTTGAGCAAACGGGGAACCGCTCAAAGGCCATTTATTCGATCACATCTAAGGGGAAATTTGAATTTGACAGGATGTTGATTAGCTCATTTAAGAAAGCTTCCGTTGTTTTTCCAACTGCTTTGTATACAGTTCTTACATTCATGGATGAAGCACCGAAAGAAGACATCATAGGAGCAGTGGAGGTTCAGCAACAGGCGATCCAAAATATTTATGATGAAATGAAAGCGGGGCAAAAAGAAAAGGAAAAGTATTCCGAAATTTCGAATAATGTGCTATTAATTTTTGAAAATATGTATAAACAGTGCGAAGTACAATTACAATTTTTAGAGAAGATAAAGCAGGACTTATTAAGTGATTTGTTTTAG